The Triticum aestivum cultivar Chinese Spring unplaced genomic scaffold, IWGSC CS RefSeq v2.1 scaffold146215, whole genome shotgun sequence genomic interval CTAGTACTGAAGGCAGATTCCGACGCCACAGTTGTTACAGGAATGGCTAGTATATCATGAGCCATTCTTCGCAATGTAGGATACTTGATACCTGCATACTGCCACCAATTGATGATGTCGAGACCCTCTGGCCTATGGATAATTTCCTCTTCCAAATATAAGTCCAGTTCTGTACGCACACGAGAAGCACTCGTAACAGGCTTCGAGGACATATATTGTTTAAATATATTCTCCATTTCATCTACTGCAGCACCACCTT includes:
- the LOC123177277 gene encoding zinc finger BED domain-containing protein RICESLEEPER 2-like → MENIFKQYMSSKPVTSASRVRTELDLYLEEEIIHRPEGLDIINWWQYAGIKYPTLRRMAHDILAIPVTTVASESAFSTSGRILSAHRCSLAPNMTEALMCMQAWSRADMLGDCNSTLFADFETVLKDDTEMMEVDDQSILTEA